A stretch of Paenibacillus sp. URB8-2 DNA encodes these proteins:
- a CDS encoding carbohydrate ABC transporter permease has protein sequence MTIRKIKLGSIVLTVLFGALSLFFLLPLVWMMSAAAKTEKEVWTFPIQWIPEDWHFVENFKTVWMGDVSFGLFYMNSVKIALISTLATLIVSAMAGYALSKLKFTGKGLVFSAMMAFMMIPEQATLVPRYIMIKEMGLYDTHASLILMGMFSSYFTFLLRQFMIGVHNDLLEAAELDGAGFYRIFWSVMLPLSRPILATVGIIKFIWTWNDYQGPLIMLNSTNLYTIPLGMQFFKEEFGTTISVMMMASLAAIIPLLVLFLVLQKQVIKGISIGGVKG, from the coding sequence ATGACGATACGAAAAATCAAGCTTGGGTCTATCGTGCTAACGGTGCTGTTCGGCGCTCTCTCACTTTTCTTCCTGCTGCCGCTGGTCTGGATGATGTCCGCCGCCGCCAAGACGGAAAAAGAAGTCTGGACGTTTCCGATTCAGTGGATTCCTGAGGATTGGCATTTTGTCGAAAATTTCAAGACGGTCTGGATGGGGGACGTCTCCTTCGGCCTTTTCTATATGAACTCGGTCAAAATCGCACTGATCTCCACGCTCGCAACGCTCATCGTCTCCGCCATGGCCGGCTATGCGCTGTCCAAGCTGAAATTTACGGGAAAAGGTCTCGTCTTCAGCGCCATGATGGCTTTTATGATGATCCCGGAGCAGGCGACGCTCGTTCCCCGCTATATCATGATCAAGGAAATGGGACTGTACGATACGCACGCTTCGCTCATTCTCATGGGCATGTTCTCCAGTTATTTCACCTTTTTGCTCCGGCAGTTCATGATCGGGGTGCATAACGATTTATTGGAAGCGGCCGAACTGGACGGCGCCGGATTCTACCGCATTTTCTGGAGCGTTATGCTCCCCTTGAGCCGTCCCATTCTCGCCACCGTCGGCATCATCAAATTCATCTGGACCTGGAATGACTATCAGGGACCGCTGATCATGCTGAATTCAACCAATCTGTATACAATTCCGCTCGGCATGCAGTTCTTCAAAGAGGAGTTCGGAACGACGATTTCGGTGATGATGATGGCTTCGCTCGCGGCCATTATTCCGCTGCTCGTGCTGTTCCTGGTGCTGCAGAAGCAGGTGATCAAGGGCATTTCCATCGGTGGGGTCAAGGGCTAA
- a CDS encoding carbohydrate ABC transporter permease, which translates to MRDEPPRNRTEAARSYGKRTYWTRRRREQLAGWLFIAPEVIGMLVLAVFPLIFSLGLSLTEWNLVGGLSAIKFIGLDNFTELFRDDRFLKALKNNIGFTAGTVPATMLLGVVLAAIIHKKLYIKDYFKVAFFVPYICSTVAVSAVWSALYHPSKGPLNQLLIQLGVADPPRWLVDTSWSLAAIMVIYIWQLLGYQIIIFLAGMANIPDELYEAATIDGATGIQQFRRITLPMLGPTTFFLAITSIISSFKVFDMIKFLTNGGPNYSSTVIVYQIYEEGFQHFRMGYASAMSWILFLIIMLVTSLTWITQSRKVHY; encoded by the coding sequence ATGCGAGATGAGCCACCACGCAACCGTACAGAAGCAGCTCGCAGCTACGGAAAAAGAACGTACTGGACCCGCCGGCGGCGCGAACAGCTGGCCGGCTGGCTGTTCATTGCGCCCGAGGTGATCGGCATGCTTGTCCTCGCTGTATTTCCGCTCATTTTCAGCCTGGGCCTCAGTCTGACCGAGTGGAACCTCGTCGGCGGCCTGTCCGCCATCAAGTTTATTGGACTCGATAATTTTACCGAGCTGTTCCGGGACGATCGGTTCCTTAAGGCGCTGAAGAACAACATCGGCTTCACCGCCGGCACCGTGCCGGCCACGATGCTGCTGGGCGTCGTTTTAGCCGCGATCATCCACAAGAAATTGTACATTAAGGATTATTTCAAGGTGGCGTTCTTCGTTCCTTATATTTGCTCAACGGTCGCGGTTTCAGCGGTGTGGTCGGCGCTCTATCATCCGTCCAAGGGACCGCTCAACCAGCTGCTGATCCAGCTTGGCGTCGCCGATCCGCCGCGCTGGCTGGTGGACACGAGCTGGTCGCTGGCCGCAATCATGGTGATCTATATCTGGCAGCTGCTCGGCTACCAGATCATCATTTTTCTGGCGGGGATGGCCAATATCCCTGATGAGCTCTACGAGGCCGCGACGATCGACGGCGCGACAGGCATCCAGCAGTTTCGGCGGATCACGCTGCCGATGCTCGGGCCGACGACTTTTTTTCTGGCGATAACCAGCATCATCTCTTCGTTCAAGGTGTTCGACATGATCAAGTTCCTGACAAACGGCGGACCCAATTACTCCAGTACGGTCATCGTATACCAGATTTATGAAGAAGGATTCCAGCATTTCCGGATGGGTTACGCTTCGGCCATGTCCTGGATACTGTTCCTGATCATCATGCTCGTGACTTCGCTGACCTGGATTACGCAGAGCCGGAAGGTGCATTATTAA
- a CDS encoding FAD-dependent oxidoreductase, translating to MDSYRMKSREIPLNTSYEVIVVGGGPAGCTAAASAAREGAKTLLIEATGSLGGMGTSGLVPAWCPFSDKEKMVYRGLAEKVFETLKAQMPHVKPEALDWVPIEPEKLKVVYDDLVTEAGADVLFLTSLAEVETDGQGNVTAIVALNKGGLQAFRAPVYIDCTGDGDVAAWAGAEYRKGDSATGDLQPATHCFVLGNVDDYAYLNGPLLHKENPRSPIHEAFASGRYPDVPDTHLCNNLIAPRAVGFNAGHLWQVDNTDAHSVSKALIRGRKMAAAYRDMLAEIQPASFGNAYVASTGTLMGTRESRRIIGDYVLTVDDYVSRRSFEDEICRNSYFIDVHGTEKEEKSEAGSAQTITLYGPGESHGIPYRCLTPRGLRNVLVAGRSISCERRVLGSVRVMPVCLAMGEAAGLAASLAASADGDVHAVDVGRLRQRLREEGAYLPEMTAAGNRGDAR from the coding sequence ATGGATAGCTACAGAATGAAGAGCAGGGAAATCCCGCTGAATACATCCTATGAGGTAATCGTCGTCGGGGGCGGACCGGCAGGCTGCACCGCCGCGGCGTCAGCCGCGCGGGAAGGGGCGAAGACGCTGCTGATCGAGGCCACCGGAAGTCTCGGCGGGATGGGGACGTCGGGGTTGGTCCCGGCGTGGTGCCCGTTCTCGGATAAGGAGAAAATGGTCTACCGCGGGCTGGCGGAGAAGGTGTTCGAAACGCTGAAGGCGCAAATGCCCCATGTGAAGCCGGAGGCGCTTGATTGGGTGCCGATCGAGCCGGAAAAGCTGAAGGTTGTCTACGACGATCTGGTGACGGAGGCGGGTGCCGACGTGCTGTTCCTAACGTCGCTGGCCGAGGTGGAGACGGACGGACAGGGAAACGTGACGGCGATTGTCGCCTTGAACAAGGGCGGGCTGCAGGCGTTCCGGGCGCCGGTGTATATCGATTGCACGGGCGACGGGGATGTCGCCGCCTGGGCGGGAGCGGAGTACCGGAAAGGCGACAGCGCCACCGGCGATCTCCAGCCGGCCACTCATTGCTTCGTCCTCGGCAATGTCGACGATTACGCGTATCTGAACGGGCCGCTTCTCCATAAAGAGAACCCGCGGAGCCCGATCCACGAAGCGTTTGCATCAGGCCGATACCCGGATGTGCCGGACACCCACCTCTGCAACAATCTGATCGCGCCGCGCGCCGTCGGCTTCAACGCCGGGCATCTGTGGCAGGTGGACAATACGGATGCCCATTCCGTATCCAAGGCGCTGATTCGGGGGCGGAAGATGGCTGCCGCCTACCGCGACATGCTGGCCGAGATCCAGCCGGCCTCTTTTGGCAATGCTTACGTCGCCAGCACCGGCACGCTGATGGGCACACGCGAATCGCGGCGCATCATCGGGGATTACGTGCTGACGGTCGATGACTACGTCTCCCGCCGGAGCTTCGAGGATGAGATTTGCCGTAACAGCTATTTTATCGATGTGCACGGCACCGAGAAGGAGGAGAAGAGCGAGGCGGGCTCGGCGCAGACGATTACGCTGTATGGGCCGGGCGAATCGCACGGCATTCCCTACCGCTGCCTGACGCCGCGCGGGCTGCGCAATGTGCTTGTGGCCGGGCGGTCCATCTCCTGCGAGCGCCGGGTGCTCGGCAGCGTCCGCGTCATGCCGGTCTGCCTCGCGATGGGTGAAGCCGCCGGATTGGCCGCATCCCTCGCCGCCTCGGCGGACGGCGATGTGCATGCGGTCGACGTCGGCCGGCTGCGGCAGCGTCTGCGGGAAGAAGGGGCCTATCTGCCGGAGATGACCGCCGCCGGGAACAGGGGAGATGCGAGATGA
- a CDS encoding ABC transporter substrate-binding protein, producing the protein MKKPALWLAGLLLTFSVTACSGSGNAPAASDKGAADPTAATQTNTPGEKEKIKFYTFKSNKPEEPTYQAVQAYNQSQDKVEVEYVSLVQNSDSTEFLKKLDVLVAGGEVVDAFMTGNEEELMERASRGVVEPLNSYFETEGVKPEDEYFKVLKLDGKVYGLMGSATQWFTVFNKKHLDEAGLKLPEMGWTWDDFRDYAKKLTTKDHFGTYFHTWGEYANIIAYTEHPNPQLNADLKPIFDDPSFSYFFNLRRAMEKEDKSVEPYADVLASNYHVLQQFFAGKASMLAVPSYAVRAGLNLEKFPHDFQMVYAPLPRSVDATDVGMTNISGGGLAVGAKSAHKQAAYDFIRWMTKEAYKYTQEIPALKKVDGKALLEQFFSENKNLIDTDSLAKTLFDSRNKMPEGTFTVPYGSQLKTIVENSFASYMLDNRKFDDVKAEMTAEVDKVVAANK; encoded by the coding sequence ATGAAGAAGCCTGCATTATGGTTGGCCGGCCTGCTGCTGACGTTCTCGGTCACCGCATGTTCCGGAAGCGGGAATGCTCCGGCCGCAAGCGATAAAGGAGCCGCCGATCCGACCGCGGCAACCCAGACGAATACACCCGGGGAGAAAGAAAAGATCAAATTTTACACCTTTAAATCCAATAAACCGGAGGAGCCGACGTACCAGGCGGTTCAAGCCTACAACCAGTCGCAGGATAAAGTTGAGGTGGAATATGTTTCGCTTGTTCAGAACAGCGACAGCACAGAGTTTCTGAAAAAGCTGGACGTTCTCGTTGCCGGCGGTGAAGTTGTAGACGCTTTCATGACCGGGAATGAGGAAGAATTGATGGAACGGGCTTCGCGCGGAGTTGTGGAACCGCTTAACTCGTATTTTGAGACCGAGGGCGTCAAGCCGGAGGATGAATATTTCAAGGTACTCAAGCTCGATGGGAAAGTCTACGGGCTGATGGGTTCCGCAACGCAGTGGTTTACGGTCTTCAACAAGAAGCATCTGGATGAGGCCGGACTTAAGCTTCCGGAGATGGGCTGGACCTGGGATGACTTCCGCGATTATGCCAAAAAGCTGACGACAAAGGATCATTTCGGGACTTATTTCCACACCTGGGGCGAATACGCGAACATCATCGCGTACACCGAGCATCCGAATCCGCAGCTGAACGCCGACCTGAAGCCGATCTTCGACGATCCGTCCTTTAGTTATTTCTTCAATCTCCGCCGCGCTATGGAGAAGGAAGACAAGAGCGTCGAGCCTTATGCGGATGTGCTGGCTTCGAACTATCATGTGCTGCAGCAGTTTTTCGCCGGTAAAGCCAGCATGCTGGCCGTTCCGAGCTACGCCGTCCGGGCGGGTCTCAATCTGGAAAAATTCCCGCATGACTTTCAGATGGTGTACGCACCGCTCCCCCGTTCCGTTGATGCAACCGATGTCGGCATGACGAACATTTCCGGCGGAGGTCTGGCGGTTGGCGCCAAGTCTGCGCACAAGCAGGCGGCTTATGATTTCATCCGCTGGATGACCAAGGAAGCTTACAAGTATACGCAGGAAATTCCGGCGCTGAAAAAGGTCGACGGCAAGGCGCTGCTGGAACAATTTTTTAGCGAGAACAAAAACTTGATCGATACCGACTCGCTCGCCAAAACGCTGTTCGACAGCCGCAACAAAATGCCGGAGGGCACCTTCACCGTTCCTTACGGCAGCCAGCTGAAGACGATTGTTGAAAATTCCTTCGCCAGCTATATGCTCGACAATCGCAAATTCGATGATGTCAAGGCGGAAATGACGGCGGAAGTCGATAAGGTAGTCGCTGCCAACAAGTAA
- a CDS encoding sensor histidine kinase, whose product MQWMNRFSYHRRLQFSFLALILLPFAAVTFWSYQSVRQNVSDKILRTNEETITVIANQIEKTIDSISFASLYLSETYDPEVLNSLRYLTNAESFGNYQSYFHQAKLKSIGGILTIQALDADLEIMIVNRNNRIIMGNLDRPVFSKVPDRFLQESGRLNPEEGTVLQWFPYRESTSVPEYYYAARFIFDPRNHEKLGTLFIGIPRHYFENLLDTGNPSVVLSLVDSAGETIAVRRGSEAADGNNPLRSEVRIARTGWLLACELPRSSIDSHIKREFLVSISVVGVFFLAFIVLSIFWAGYINKPISLLRASVKQYVGGNREVRIPVKGKDEVAMLSAAFNQMLEDINQLLHQVESEQEEKRRLELRALSAQIRPHFLLNTLNSIKVNLLMSGDTVHGAMIDALMKLQRAYVHADRPIQLAEECSILGSYVQVMQIRNRLNIAFHYRLEKGTEELELPRLLLQPVVENAIGHGFSARPEHPRIELESRLSGGMLEIAISDNGRGMAEEAIHRLGRRLSGAEPEQPQPEKGVGLINTARRLQVLYGYRSRLTAAANPDGGMIFTFYIPVTGGKEVSSHDDGHVDR is encoded by the coding sequence ATGCAATGGATGAACCGTTTCTCCTATCACCGGAGGCTGCAATTCTCATTCCTGGCCCTGATTCTGCTGCCTTTTGCCGCCGTGACCTTTTGGTCTTATCAATCCGTTCGTCAGAACGTAAGCGACAAAATCCTTCGAACCAATGAAGAAACAATCACCGTCATCGCCAATCAGATCGAAAAAACAATCGACAGCATTTCCTTCGCATCCCTCTATCTCTCCGAAACATATGATCCCGAAGTCCTGAACAGTCTGCGCTACTTGACGAACGCCGAGAGCTTCGGTAATTACCAATCTTACTTCCACCAGGCCAAATTGAAATCGATAGGCGGCATTCTGACGATACAGGCGCTCGACGCGGACCTTGAAATTATGATCGTCAACCGGAACAACCGGATCATTATGGGCAATCTGGACCGCCCCGTCTTCTCGAAGGTGCCGGACCGTTTCCTGCAGGAGAGCGGCAGGCTGAATCCGGAAGAAGGGACGGTGCTTCAGTGGTTTCCCTACCGGGAAAGCACTTCAGTACCGGAGTATTACTATGCCGCCCGTTTCATCTTCGATCCCCGGAATCATGAGAAGCTGGGTACCCTGTTCATCGGCATTCCCCGCCATTATTTTGAGAATTTGCTGGATACGGGCAACCCGTCCGTCGTCTTATCGCTGGTTGATTCGGCGGGGGAAACAATCGCCGTACGTCGGGGAAGCGAGGCGGCAGACGGGAACAATCCGCTTCGCAGCGAGGTGCGGATCGCAAGAACGGGCTGGCTTCTGGCTTGCGAGCTTCCCCGCAGCTCAATCGACAGCCATATCAAGCGGGAGTTTCTGGTGTCCATTTCAGTGGTTGGTGTGTTTTTTCTGGCTTTTATTGTGCTGTCCATATTCTGGGCAGGGTATATAAACAAGCCGATCAGTCTGCTGCGTGCCAGCGTCAAGCAGTACGTCGGCGGCAATCGCGAAGTGCGGATTCCGGTCAAGGGCAAGGACGAGGTGGCGATGCTGTCGGCCGCTTTTAATCAGATGCTGGAGGACATCAACCAGCTTCTGCACCAGGTGGAAAGCGAGCAGGAAGAGAAGCGGAGACTTGAGCTTAGGGCGCTGTCTGCGCAGATCCGGCCACATTTTCTGCTTAATACGCTGAATTCGATCAAGGTCAATCTGTTAATGTCCGGCGACACGGTCCACGGGGCGATGATCGACGCGCTAATGAAGCTGCAGCGGGCCTACGTCCATGCCGATCGGCCGATTCAGCTTGCCGAAGAGTGCTCCATTCTCGGCAGCTATGTGCAGGTCATGCAGATCCGCAACCGGCTGAATATTGCCTTTCACTACCGGCTGGAGAAGGGAACGGAAGAACTGGAGCTGCCGAGGCTGCTGTTGCAGCCTGTCGTCGAGAACGCGATCGGCCACGGCTTCTCGGCCCGTCCCGAACATCCCCGCATCGAGCTGGAGTCGCGCCTAAGCGGCGGCATGCTCGAAATTGCGATCTCCGACAACGGCCGGGGAATGGCCGAAGAGGCGATCCATCGGCTGGGCCGCCGCCTGTCGGGCGCGGAGCCCGAGCAGCCGCAGCCGGAGAAGGGCGTGGGGCTGATCAACACGGCGCGCCGATTGCAGGTGTTGTACGGCTACCGGTCGCGGCTGACGGCGGCCGCGAACCCGGACGGCGGCATGATCTTTACATTCTATATTCCGGTAACGGGCGGCAAGGAGGTTTCTTCCCATGATGACGGTCATGTTGATCGATGA
- a CDS encoding response regulator transcription factor, translating to MMTVMLIDDDVPMLDYVKHLLGQLDFELELAAAASGSEQALELFHDCLPDLAIVDIGLPGMDGLELAEAFRMMKPEVRLIFLTCYEDFHYSKRAIQLEADDYLIKDELTPQQLRDSVGKAMDRFRRRRELLERYSFQQAIERNREVLKQNFLKQLLSEGGEWDNILLFGERLGISWKLPYLRHGFLHIDAASVVGRYRYKDMPLLHFAVGNIAAELSSGPVSITALMDGEADIYLLWNVEDRDISEGELIRYMTSVREKAEQYMKVRVLGFYAAEAVPVRQFVETYKKLAEYRDHSFYGQGLPVMMLKPDRTFLQAAESKPEKEKAMLSLALEEDNAAWIDLAVSKLLQHAEAEHWAPRLLKEAYADCVRKMASETHGTAEEAFFFHLSRSLRAEEAAHLTKRELWNLWRHQALTPISDLEKDIRLQAIDDFLREHVDRMITSVDMAEHLHLNPSYFSRYFKRLAGMKFTDYVNSYKISIAISMLRRENETVENVAYTLGFSDRAYFSKVFKKYSGKSPSEFKNA from the coding sequence ATGATGACGGTCATGTTGATCGATGACGATGTGCCTATGCTGGACTATGTGAAGCATTTACTGGGCCAGCTTGATTTCGAGCTTGAACTGGCCGCCGCGGCTTCCGGCAGCGAGCAAGCGCTGGAGCTGTTTCATGACTGCCTGCCCGATCTGGCCATTGTCGATATCGGACTGCCCGGCATGGACGGACTGGAGCTGGCCGAAGCGTTCCGGATGATGAAGCCGGAGGTGCGGCTCATTTTTCTGACCTGTTATGAAGATTTTCATTATTCCAAACGGGCGATTCAGCTGGAGGCCGACGATTATCTTATTAAGGATGAACTCACGCCGCAGCAGCTCCGGGACAGCGTCGGCAAGGCGATGGACCGCTTCCGGAGGCGCCGGGAGCTGCTGGAGCGCTACTCGTTCCAGCAGGCGATCGAGCGCAACCGGGAGGTGCTGAAGCAGAATTTCCTGAAGCAGCTGCTCTCCGAAGGCGGGGAATGGGACAATATTTTGCTGTTCGGCGAACGGCTCGGCATTTCCTGGAAACTGCCCTATCTCCGCCATGGTTTTTTGCATATCGACGCCGCCTCCGTCGTTGGCCGTTACCGGTACAAGGACATGCCGCTCCTGCATTTTGCCGTCGGCAATATCGCAGCCGAGCTGTCCTCCGGTCCAGTATCGATCACGGCGCTGATGGACGGAGAGGCGGATATTTATTTGCTGTGGAACGTCGAAGACCGGGACATCTCCGAAGGCGAGCTGATCCGGTACATGACATCTGTCCGGGAGAAGGCGGAGCAGTATATGAAGGTCCGCGTGCTCGGCTTCTACGCGGCGGAGGCGGTCCCGGTCCGGCAGTTCGTCGAGACCTACAAGAAGCTGGCGGAATACCGCGACCACAGCTTCTACGGCCAAGGCCTGCCGGTCATGATGCTGAAGCCGGACCGTACTTTCCTGCAGGCGGCCGAATCGAAGCCGGAGAAAGAGAAGGCGATGCTGTCGCTGGCGCTCGAGGAAGACAACGCCGCCTGGATTGATCTGGCCGTGAGCAAGCTGCTGCAGCACGCCGAAGCGGAGCATTGGGCGCCAAGGCTGCTGAAAGAAGCTTACGCCGATTGTGTCCGCAAGATGGCGTCGGAGACGCACGGAACGGCAGAGGAAGCGTTCTTCTTCCACTTAAGCCGGTCCCTCCGGGCGGAGGAAGCGGCGCATCTGACGAAGCGGGAGCTGTGGAACTTGTGGCGGCATCAGGCGCTGACGCCGATAAGCGACCTGGAGAAGGACATCCGGCTTCAGGCGATCGACGATTTTCTCCGGGAGCATGTCGACCGGATGATTACCTCGGTAGATATGGCGGAGCATCTGCACCTGAACCCCAGCTATTTCTCGCGCTATTTCAAGCGGCTGGCCGGGATGAAATTTACGGATTACGTCAATAGCTACAAAATCTCCATCGCCATTTCCATGCTTCGCCGGGAGAACGAGACCGTCGAGAATGTGGCTTATACGCTCGGTTTCTCGGACCGGGCTTATTTCTCCAAGGTTTTTAAGAAGTACAGCGGCAAGAGCCCCAGCGAGTTCAAGAATGCTTAA